DNA from Triticum aestivum cultivar Chinese Spring chromosome 7D, IWGSC CS RefSeq v2.1, whole genome shotgun sequence:
gccatctgcttacttgcttactatataaatcatatatttgaattatatcatgccatcatgtttacatagtacatacacatcatctatctgaattatggcatggcaacccatttaataaagacatcatatagttatatcatctcatcctgtttagtgtttacggtcatcatattttgaattatggcattctatccgtgaatgtatgtgaattatggcatgccaacctatttaataaacacattatatagttatgtcatgtcatcctgtttacatagtctcatattttgaactatgtctttccatcttttttagttagccatcataatgtgaaattgtgtcatgctatcctgtttagttagccatcatatatgtgaaattgtgtcatgctatcctgtttggttagacaacataaatatgaattatttcatgccctcttttattccccactatccattgcacctgtctatcatacaatgcctatactttcaattacttttcttgtttatcagccatttgaattggagagcgtgatggcagtatttaagggagtaacaacacggtcttcagaaaagatagtgctaccagttgatgcagatagaaccatggttgtacttgcccaaggatcagatccaccacacataacccagactctcgcagattgtacccctacccagttggacagagaaccagctacaccccttctaaccccaaccccggtagatagtaacccagttccagttgacacagcaccgtctccaccacagagcacccaaacacgagcagttagtaagggaactgcagtgcccaaagcacgaggaccaccactccgaatcccaactcaacgcttacaggagaagaagatttgttctcaggtcaggttctgtagctatggttcataatcctttgctcttgcattactgtatttactcataccaactattttcaaatttgaaggatggaattgaaactccaatggcgcaacaggtatgttttaaacctgtttctttaactggtttgctgttgtaacctgctctatgttgatttcagtttcaattgaataaacagttatgttctcatgtcatgcacattacaagtgttgttattgctctatagttgcccacacttatattctgtctattctgctttgtcttgaacaaatattatttgaactgtgtctctatcttgatttggcaacaaaaactagaatgatatagaccataaagtgaccatggtacatagatatatgtttgtttcatgctgttatcctgtccactttactactgaactcatttaccaaaatgagtttcatatacaacatggtaaacatgtgatgtgtctgcttgtttctcttttagaatgcggacaaaatattggagaacagtaccgcgttatccaatggtaaaggaagtaatgcagataaggttcaagatagtgagacatccctgttggtctccaagaaagctgataaaaactatcttgacgacagtgagggaacccaaaagtcctgtcttgatgtcgtgttcgagttactggccactactgctggcacaagctcttcgaactcgctgcctgaattagttcgtcttcttgagtctcaacttcaagttgaaagacatcgatcagatgtgctgcgacaggaagctgaaggactgaggaagtccctgcagaattcagatgcatattttctggtgcaacagcaagcgctggaggatttaagcgccaaacaagagaaagttaataagcttgctaagcatcttgccagcattatgggtacccaggatattgtttcttgagatcttctgaagtggtttcagttctggatttgttttgctgcggcgtttatttgcgctggtcgccaactttgacaaccagtgtatatgatatgctgctttgttccctatatttgcactggtggcgaactttgatgcccagtggatgtaatatgtgtaatagccgtgatagcctagcattagttgcttgcttatttatttgtttgttgtcttgtttatttgtttgcttgtagtcattgcagttctttttccgcggttagctagtggctacaataacctattttttaaaactaggccacaataaccatgggctaatatttaccgtagtgacactgggcctcctactggccgtagaaacagcgggccttctacgggccgtagaaacaatgtgccttctacgggccgtagaaacaatgggccttctgcgggccatatcatcaatgggccttatacgagccgtatgatcgattggccaaacatgggccaaacagactgcattatggccgtaaacgggctagagttggaatcgtccattcatgggccgaccctaacgggccatcgttaataggccgtatttggtgatgctatgaaaatggcccaacagactaacggtccacaaacgggccgactgtaacgacgggctaaatttggcccacaagcagaaaatgatagtaacgggtcgtaagtaaccgaatgctgcaaatgagcccaagaataaatgggccctcagaaggccgaaagttaacttggactatacatgggccagaagtgaaaacgggctggaatcatattggatgacccagatgacactactgggcctaattcggatagggcgtaacgggccttgggttagcggctgtaaatgggctatatgcgaacatgccgttaacaggctttccatgggccggcccgccagcttttgagcaagtcaaacgggccggccttttcacaggaatgggccactgttgggccgtgtcatgtgtcgacgtatcataggcgccttctgtccagtgagtggatgacatctgtcccaacgatgagccgacacgtgtttcctctagccaatgatgattttacacgtggaaaatccccattggtcggggctgttaatgggttatcggatccaaaacccgacccgatagcttaacggcgttccgttacggtggatgccacgtgtcggtcacccttgacgaaagcacttctgtgacgcgcgatttatcgtcatggaagtggacacttccgtgatgataattttggtaatgtcatggaacacttctacgacagcacaggtatgactatcttgattctgtcataaatttgtcatggatgtacatgcatgaaaaaaaaacgcgacctactgtgacaaacacgtatcatcacggaagtgtattttttttgtagtgaaggctctcccccgtgtccggatgggactcacctttgcgtggatggcaaacttagcgttcggatatgaagattcctttctctgtaaaccgactctgtacaaccctaggcccctccagtgtctatataaaccgcaggggttagtccgtagaggcgatcataatcatacaggctagacatctagggtttagccattacgatctcgaggtagatcaactcttgtaacccccatactcatcaaagtcaatcaagcaggaattagggtattacctccgttaagagggcccgaacctaggtaaacatcgtgtccctgtctcctgttaccttcgatccttagacgcacagttcgggaccccctactcaagatctgccagttttgacaccgatagttgcggcggtggaaaagtggtttcatgtcTCCCTTGGAAGTTTTTGCGGTATATGAGAATacataggaggaagatctaggtcagggggtcaccgaggggtccacaaggttgggggcgcaccctccacccttgtggccgcctcgtggctcttccgacttgcaCTCCAattctcctgggtgtcttctggtccacgaaaaatcatcgcgaaagttttattccatttggactccatttggtattccttttctgcgaaactcaaaaacaatgaaaaaaagtggcactgggctctaggttaataggttagtcccaaaaatcatataaaatagcatattaatgcatataaaacatccaaaacagataatataatagcatgaaacaatcaaaaattatagatacgttggagacgtatcaagcatccccaagcttaattcttgctcgtcctcgagtaggtaaatgctaaaaacagaatttttgatgaggaatgctacctaacatatttatccatgtaattctctttattgtggcatcaatGTCCAGATCCGTAAGTTTCAAAACAaaagttaatattgacataaaaacaataatacttcaagcatactaacaaaataattatgtcttctcaaaataacatggccaaataaagcttatccctaaaaatcatatagtctagctatgctccatcttcatcacgcaaaatatttaaatcatgcacaaccccgatgacaagccaagcaattgtttcatacttttgatgttctcaaaccttttcaactttcacacaatacatgagcgtgagtcatggacatagcactatatgtggaatagacggtggttgtggagaagacaaaaaagaaggagagagtctcacatcaactaggtgtatcaacaggctatggagatgcccattaatagatatcagtgtgagtgagtaggaattgccatgcaacggatgcactagagctataagtttatgaaatctcaaaaagaaaactaagtgggtgtgcatccaacttgcttgctcatgaagacctagggcgttttgaggaagcccatcgttggaatatacaagccaagttctataatgaaaaattcccactaacaTATGAAAGTggtatcataggagactctctatcatgaagatcatggtgctactttgaagcaaaaatgtggcaaaaaagatagtaacattgtcccttctctctttttctctcatttttttctctatttcttttttttggccttctattttttatttggcctttcttttttcatttcctcacatgggacaatgctctaataatgaagatcatcacacttctatttacttacatctcaaaaattacaactcgatactagaacaaaaatatgactctatgtgaatgcctccggcgctgtatcgggatgtgcaatgaatcaagagcgacatgtataaaaaatgatgaacggtggctttaccacaaatacgatgtcaactacatgatcatgcaaagcaatatgaaaataatgatgcgtgtcataataaacggaacggtgaaaagttgcatggcaatatatctcggaatggctatggaaatgccataataggtaggtatggtgacttttttgaggaaggatatgtggtgggtttatggtaccggcaaaagttgcatggtactagagaggctagcaatggcggaaaggtgagagtgcgtataatccatggactcaacattagtcataaagaactcacatacttattgcaaaaatctattagtcatcgaaacaaaataCTGCGCGCATTAGAGGCTCTGACGAAAGCACCTAAGTGATCTCGGACGACATCGCCGCATGATCCTGAATATTCCTGCTCAGAAAAAGATGCATCCGCATTCAGAACCAGCTGACCATTCAATGGCCTCCTCCATTGGTTACTCCATGGGAGCACTGAAGGTTTGCCAACTGATTGCACATAATTTTATGCTAGTGCTCGAATTGTCGGTCTTGTTCGTACTTGTTGTTGCACCTCCTCATTCTTAGCAATCTGCCTTCTCTACCACCAAAGGCACCAGCTAGTGGCCATGATCATCTCCGAAATTTGAACCACGTCCATGTACTATTTTAGTTGGCCAAATGGCATAGAAGAACCTCCAAAATCTTAGCTCTGAATTGCTGCGGCGTGCATGGAAGTGTTATGATTTCATGCAGCCCAAGGACTCGTCATACTTCTTTTGCTCGGGCACATTTAAATAGAGCCTAAACCACATCCTCCGCATGGGTCTGACACACCGAGCATTGCCCCGAGGTCGAGATGTGACAAGGGAAGGGGATTAATGGTGTCATAATGCTAATCAATAATGGATGGACCTCCACCATTGATATGTTTTGATATGTTTATAGAGGATGTATCAAAGCAGAAGCAAAAAGAGAAACACTGGTGCTCCATGAATAATGCTACATCTACGAATAGACCACGAAGACCTACATGACCTTCTAAACAAATCCTCTTGGCCCCATGAATTTCAACGGAGGTGAGCCCCAGCTTTTAATCCTGGTCCAATTAATCTTCTTCACATCAGCTTTTATCTACTCCTAGAACTCTCGCGTTAATTTTTGTACGTGTAGCATTGTCCGCTGCTCCAGTGAGAGAGAGCGGCAATTTACAAGTTAGGACACATTTCCACATGACATTTGCAAATTCTACGCAACATTTCCAAATTGAGTCGGATCAGTTCGAGATGGTGAATCGTTACACAGACAGCTAAGTAACTGTTGCGAGCTAATGGCTATTACACAGTACACTCGGGGAACCCGTGGATCGAGTGGAGCAAGCATCAGCTGCTCGCATGGTACTGAAGCAGCAGCAGCTAGCTAGCTCAGCCGAGGGAGGGCGAGCGGCATGTCGGTGCTCGCCATCCTgccagatccggcgagcgacaGCCTGCCGGGGAACACATCGACGTGGCCAAACGCGTCGGTGCCTGGCGGGCACTCGAGCGCGGCCTCCAGGGTGCGGTGGTGCACGCCGCACGCGTCGACGGCGTACCCGCCCTTGTGGTCGTGCCCCGCGAGGCACGCCGCGACGCATCCGTGCCGGTGCACCACTGCCAGCGCCTCCTCGTAGTTCCACATAAGCCCCGCAGGGGACGCCGCGCCGGGGTGGAGCGGCAGGTGGCTGCACACCACCACGGTCTCCCCGCGCCGCGACGCGTCCTGCAGGACGCCGTCCAGCCACCGCAGCTGCTCCTCGCCCACGCCGCCGTTGAACATCACGAACCGCCGGTCCTCCCCTGCCAGCCCGGTCGGGCTGTTTTTATCCGAGTTCGGGTTCCTCTCCTCCAGGAacctcctggccgccgccgccacagGGTGGTCGCGCGGCCAGCCGACGGCACTGAAGTCGTACGCGTCCAGGACCACGAACCTGTACCCCGGCCACGGCGAGAAGTCGTAGTAGGCGCGCCCAGGCATCCGCAGCACGGACACCAGCTCGCTCCTTGGGAGGTTGTACAGGCAGTGGTTGCCGAGCATGTGGTACGCCGGGCCGCCGTGGAACCGGTCGAACTCTGCCACCACGGCCTGCACGGCGGAGAGCGACCGGTCCTTGGGGCAGAACCCGTCGACGATGTCGCCAAAGTTGACGCAGAACTTGACGCCGGCCTTGTGGCTGTTCCAGCTGCGGACCGCCCTCTGGAGCACGGTGATGCTGTGGCGATAGTACCGAGGCACGCCGAGGAAGGAGCGGCCGTCCGGTATGTCGGCGTACTGGACGTCGGCGATGACGCCGAAGGTGAAGAGGGGCTCCCTGGCCACCGAAGCCCGGACCACCCCGACCCCGCCCGGGTGAGCTAGCATGGATGCGGCTGGCCGGCGCCGTCGAACACGCCGGAATCAATCAATCAATTGCTGCCCAGCGGCGAAAGGGACACGAAGACGATATCTTAATTAGGTGCAAACTGCTTTTGTTTCAAGTAAAGTTAACACATTGGGTATAAGCAGTTTACCGACGTGGCGGTTGCCGCCGGCAGCAGTTCGTCCTctcctctccggcgaacctcgCGACTTCTCTTCTCCGGAGCACCGGACTGCGCGGTGCGAGGAGATGGATGATATCATCACGTGGCACAAGCAAGTGGACGGTGGTCCGCTCCACACGTGGTGCCATCTTGTCCAAGGAATCATATTCATATCGCCGGTTAAATTTTGAGAGCTACTAGCCAACCGTATGCCGGCTGCCAATAGGATATAGTAGGTGGCTCATCGATATTTCATTTAAGTTTCCGCCTCCAATATGCTCGTGGAGTAAACAAAGTAGGCTTCACACACGGTTTACAGTAAAAGGCAAATCAGAAGAGCTGTTGGGCCTACTAACGTACAAATTTCAGCGTCGTGACAGCTCGCGTACGATGAGTCTTAAGGATTTTCGTGAAAAGAACGTCTGATGTAAAAGGTCCAACCCTCAGAACATTTCTTTTCTTAAAACAAGGcaccattttcattgattaagaaaagAGTGAGAATTGTCCAGTTAATTGTCGAAAATCGGGCAAAAAACGATACAACCAGACCCACATAATATGGGCACTACCGGCCAACCTGACCACCAACATGGAACATGAGCTGCAAAGAAGAAAAGACATCCGTCGATGAGTTGCAAGCATTATCGTTATCATCGGTTACCTCCGATTGGGCGACTCCGGCTTAACCAAAGAGCTTCATCATAGAAGCCAACCCGCACAGAAGCCATGATGGCACATGCCAACAGAAGGCCACACGCGCGAATAACCGAGAGCTCCGACTTTGACGACGAGCTTCACAAGGGAAATATGCAAGACTTCTGCCGACAACCACCGAACACGTCGAGATGATCAGACTATCGAAGCCTGAGCTGTGATCGAAGCTCCACATAACATTTCAAAAGTTCCAAAAAAAAGTTCATAGTCGATTTTAGTGAATAAATTCATTAAGGTTTGAGGTACCCGAGGAGTTATAGTTTGAGACACAattcaatttgaatttgaactaGGGTTCTTCTTGTTTAAATTCAAATTGAAGTAAGTTTAAGTTaaggtttgaatttgaattcaactaaGTTTGAATTTTGTAAAGCTAGTTTCAAGTTCAAGTATTTCATAATTGACTAAAGTTGGTTCACGATTTCATTTGTAAAAGTTTTCATTTGATTTGGATTAATAAATGACCTTAAGTTCCATTTGAGTTTAAACTAAACTCAATTATGTTTGAATTCCTCAAGCCAAGTACAACTCCAGAATTATTCAAAAAGGTTTAACTCAGGTTCCTCACATGTAATGCAAAAAAGATTTATTCAAATTGAGCCTATGGTTTTGAAGTTATTGCCAACGTAAGTTTGAACTGAATTCCAATTAAGTTTGATTTTTCCTAAAGTCAAATGTAACTCCCAATATTTACTAAAGTTCAATTTAAGTTTTGGAACTAGGTTGCAAAAGAAATTATTCCAATTAAATCTTCATTTAAAATTTAAAACCTATTTAGGTTTGAATTTAATTTGAATTAAAGCTTCTATTGAACTTTATTTAAATTCAATTTTTtaattatttcaaatttgaatttcagTAAGCTAAGTTGAAACTATGTTTCACTGGTTTTATTCTACAGAAAGATTCATTTAATTTGGATTTATAATTTCAATTTAGAGCCTATTTAAGCTTAAATCTATTATGTTTgaatttaaaatttaaaatattcaaatatatttttttataATTTCTATAAAGGGTTGTCCTGTAAGGATCATTTTGCAAAAATAGTTACTCAATTCGGACTTCTGGGTAAAAGGTTATGATGTTTTGAAGTTTTAGGGACTTCTCTGCAATTTTGTCGTTTACTGATTTTACTAAAAAAATAATTCGAATTACGGGACATGTGGTGGTCTCTGATTGGCTGTTACCGTTTCGGTATTGAATTAAAACACAACCGTTAGATTTTAAGTGATATGGATGGCTCACATTAAAACGTACTTGTTCCCTTAAATCATCTAATCCAAAGTATTGAGATCTAACGACTGAGTACAGATCGGGGGCTCACTAGGTGGCGAGGCCGTCGAGTTCTCGCCA
Protein-coding regions in this window:
- the LOC123169332 gene encoding manganese-dependent ADP-ribose/CDP-alcohol diphosphatase yields the protein MLAHPGGVGVVRASVAREPLFTFGVIADVQYADIPDGRSFLGVPRYYRHSITVLQRAVRSWNSHKAGVKFCVNFGDIVDGFCPKDRSLSAVQAVVAEFDRFHGGPAYHMLGNHCLYNLPRSELVSVLRMPGRAYYDFSPWPGYRFVVLDAYDFSAVGWPRDHPVAAAARRFLEERNPNSDKNSPTGLAGEDRRFVMFNGGVGEEQLRWLDGVLQDASRRGETVVVCSHLPLHPGAASPAGLMWNYEEALAVVHRHGCVAACLAGHDHKGGYAVDACGVHHRTLEAALECPPGTDAFGHVDVFPGRLSLAGSGRMASTDMPLALPRLS